Part of the Methylovirgula sp. 4M-Z18 genome is shown below.
GTCGGCGGTCGAGTGGCCCGCATAGGTGCGGAAAATCCACGGCTTGTCCCGGATCGTCCCTGTTTCGCTCATCGTCCCATCCCTCTTAAATCATGCATTTCAGCTTATTTTGCTGCATAGCACAAATTTTGGGAAGGGGGACGTTTTGGGCGGTGCCGGGAAGCGCATCCAAGAAGAGATGAAATTCCTAAAAAAGGGGGTTATTCTAGGAAATTAGTGTGGCGGAGACTTGAAATGGATCGGATCGATCGGCGTATTCTCGCCGAATTGCAGGCGGATGGGCGTATGGCGATGGTCGAATTGGCGGATCGCGTCAGCCTGACGAAGACGCCTTGCACCGAACGGGTGAAGCGCCTCGAAAATGCCGGGGTCATTCGCGGCTACCGGGCGGATCTCGATCCCGAGCTTCTCGATTGCGGCCATGTGGTGATCGTCCTTGTCACCCTGGACAAGACCGGCGACGATGCGCTCGAGCGCTTCAACGACGCGATACGCCGCATTCCCGAAATCCAGTGCTGCTACATGGTGGCGGGCAATTTCGACTATATGCTCAAGGTGCGGACCAAGGACGTCGCGCATTATCGCGCCGTTCTAGGCGACCATATCGGCCGGCTCCCCAATATTCAGCAGACCCATTCCTTTGTCGCCATCGAACTGGTCAAGGACGAGGTGACTGTGCCGGTCCCGACCGGCCGATAAGAGTGCCGTCATTCCGCCTTTGTCGAGACCAGGTGGGATTGGGCGGCGCAGGCGGCAAGATCGTCGCTCGCCAGGCGGAAGAAGACCTTTTCCGGCATGGCGCGCGCGCCGAGGCTCTCGTAAAACGTATTCAGGGCGTGGTCTTTCGCATCGGCCGTCCAGTCGATGCGCCCAAGCTCGCGCTCGAGGGCGAGCGCCGCGAGCGCGCGCATCAGTGCCCTCCCAACGCCAGTGCCGCGTGCCGCCTTCGCCACATACAGCTCTTTCAGGAAGAGACCCGCCCGTATGCCCGGGCCGGGAAAGACCGTCGCGAAGGCGGCAAAACCGATCATGCTATCCGTCTCCGCCATCAGAATTTCGACCCCGTCGGGAAGGCGGCGAAGGCCGTTCGCGATCTGCGGCAAGGGCGGGCAGAAGACGCCGTAATGATCCTGCATTTCGGCAATGAGTGCGGCGAGCGCGTCAATGTCCGATGCGGCGAAGGGGCGAATGTTCAACATTTGGAATGCATCACACCTGCAGCACAGCCTGCCGGTTGCGCAGCGTCTCGCTGATCGCCTTCAGCCCGTCGGCGATCTCCGGTTCCGATTCGATGATC
Proteins encoded:
- a CDS encoding Lrp/AsnC family transcriptional regulator translates to MDRIDRRILAELQADGRMAMVELADRVSLTKTPCTERVKRLENAGVIRGYRADLDPELLDCGHVVIVLVTLDKTGDDALERFNDAIRRIPEIQCCYMVAGNFDYMLKVRTKDVAHYRAVLGDHIGRLPNIQQTHSFVAIELVKDEVTVPVPTGR
- a CDS encoding GNAT family N-acetyltransferase; this translates as MLNIRPFAASDIDALAALIAEMQDHYGVFCPPLPQIANGLRRLPDGVEILMAETDSMIGFAAFATVFPGPGIRAGLFLKELYVAKAARGTGVGRALMRALAALALERELGRIDWTADAKDHALNTFYESLGARAMPEKVFFRLASDDLAACAAQSHLVSTKAE